From Constrictibacter sp. MBR-5:
GGTGAGACCAGCTTGACATGCATCGTCAGTAACCTGCGGCATTCCGCATTGATGAATATCAATCTGTCGGGACGACGCAGACTTGACGCAGGTCAATCCCCGCGGCGGGAGTGTGGCGTATCTTTATTGCGATAGGCGATGAAGCGGGGGCCTTCTACCGGACGCAGTGCGCCGCTGAGGCCGCCGCCCAGTTCTTTTCTTTGTCGCCCGCAACAAGCGCACTCGGGACCGGGGAACAGACATGAAGCGGCAGAACACGGGGCCCGCGGGGCAGCCTCCGGGGCGGCGCATCGCCGGCCGGGCGCAGGAGGACCATGTCCACGACCCCTACCAGCAGAGGCAGAAACCGCACGAGCCCGCCGTGTGCGCGGAGTGCAGCGCCGCCTTCCACCACGGCCGGTGGCAATGGGGTGCGGCGCCCGCGCAGGCGGCAAGCAATTTGTGCCCCGCGTGCCGGCGTATCCACGACGATTATCCCGCAGGCATCGTCGAACTCGAAGGCTCGTTCCTGACTGTGCACAAGGACGAGATCGTTCGTCTGGCTCGCCACCAGGGTGACCTCGAACAGCGGGAACATCCGCTGCATCGGATCATGGCCGTCCGGGAACGGGCGGACGGAGTGGAGATCACGACGACGGACATCCACCTCCCGCGTCGCATCGGCGAAGCCCTGCACCACGCCTACCAGGGCGATCTCGACTACCACTACGAAGACGACCGCTATTTCCTGCGCGTCCGCTGGTCCCGGCAGACGGAGGGGCGTTAGGCCCAACGCTCGCGAGAGGGAAGCCCATGAGCAAGGAGCTTGCGAGCATCAAAGGCCAGTTCCCGTCGCTCCGGGACGGTGGGGTCGTCTACCTCGACACTGCCGCCACGGCGCAGATGCCGGATCGCGTGCTGGACCGGCTCGTCGGGTTCGAAACGAGCGGCCGCGGCAACGTCCATGACGGCGGCCACCGTCTCGCTCAGCGTGCCTTCGACCAATACGAGGCCGCGCGCGGATCCGTCGCACGGTTCCTGGGGGTTTGTGCAAACGACGAGATCGTTTTCTCGTACGGAGCGACGGGCGCGATCAACCTGGCCTGCTTCACGCTCGGCCGGCTGTTCGTCCCGGGCGACGAAATTGTCCTGTCCGTCCTGGAGCACCACAGCAACATCGTGCCCTGGCAGCGTCTCGCACAGGAGCGCGGCCTCGTCCTCCGCTTCATTCCGGCAACGCCCAAGGGTCGCCTCGATCTGTCGTTCCTCGGCGACTTGGTGACACCGCGTTGCCGCCTGGTAGCCGTGACGCACTGTTCGAACGTGACCGGCGCCGTGACACAGCTCGCGCCGATCGTATCTGCGGCTCGCGCCGTCGGCGCGTTGGTGCTGGTGGACGGGGCGCAGCGGGTGCCGCATGGTCCGGTGGATATCCCGGCACTGGGCGTGGATCTCTATGCATTCTCCGGCCACAAGGCGTACGGTCCGACCGGGATCGGGGTTCTCTGGGCACGGCGCGAGGTGCTCGCCGGCCTGGAGCCCTTCATGTCGGGCGGGCAGATGATCGAGAACGTCACGCTGGAGAACGCCACGTTTCTGCCGCCCCCGCAGCGCTTCGAGGCGGGGACGCCGCCCATCGCTCAGGCGATCGGGCTCGGCGCTGCACTCGACTGGATGCTTGGGCTCGACTGGTCGGTTCAGCGCGAGCGTGAGGCGGAACTGACGGAGGCGCTTCTCGACGGGCTCGACCGCCTGCCGGGCGTCCGCCCGATCGGCCCAAGGACTCTCGTGCTCCGGCAGGGCGTGGTCAGCTTCACCGCCGAGGGGATCTGCGACGAGACGCTCTGTCGCGAGTTGGATCGGCGCGGCGTGGCAGTGCGCAGCGGTCACCTCTGCGCCCAGCCGGCCATGTCCGCGCTGGGCGTCGCGAGCGTCACGCGGGCCAGTCTCGGATGTTACAGCGAGGCGGCGGACGTCGAGGCGTTCCTGAACGCGCTGTCGGAGATCATCCGCGAGCGGGGGCGGAGAGCCTGACCTTGGCACGTGAGCAATGGCGCTCCCGGACCGGCTTCATCCTCGCCGCCTTGGGCTCGGCCGTCGGGGTCGGCAACATCTGGCGGTTCGCCTATGTCGCAGGCGAGAACGGCGGAGGTGCGTTCCTTCTCGTCTACTTCGCCTTCGTGCTGATCGTCGGCATCCCGCTCGTCATCGCCGAGCTGGCGCTCGGGCGCCGCGCGCAAGGCGATGCGACGGCGGCGTTCGAACCCGGTGACGGCGGAGGCGCGGGCTGGCGTCTGGTGGGCTTCCTCGCCACCGGCGCCTCGGTACTGATCCTATCCTACTACGCGGTGATTGCCGGCTGGGTCGCCAAATACCTGGCCGGCTCGCTGACAGGGACGCTCTGGACCGCCGCGGCGGAAGGGCACGGCCGCTATTTCGCGCGGCTGATCGCGAACCCGGCCGAGCCGGTGGCTTGGCACCTCGCCGTCATCAGCCTCGGCATGGTCGTGGTCGTCGCCGGCGTTCAGCGGGGAATAGAGCGATTGAACCGGCTGATCATGCCGCTTCTCGCTCTGCTCGTGCTGTCGATGGCGCTTTTCTCCATGTTCTTGCCGGGAGCCGGAGCAGGACTGCGCTTCCTGTTCGCGCCGGACTGGTCCGCGCTGCTCTCGCCCGGCGTCTATCTCGCTGCGCTGGGCCAGGCATTCTTCTCGCTCGGCATCGGGATGGGCATCTACATCACCTACGGCAGCTATCTCGCATCGACGCACGGATTGCCCCGGTCGGCGGCTGTGATCGCCATCGGCGACACCTTGATCGCCGTGCTGGCGGGGCTGGCGATCTTTCCAGCGGTCTTCTCGTTCGGCTTCGACCCCGCAGCCGGACCCCACCTCGTCTTCGTG
This genomic window contains:
- a CDS encoding sodium-dependent transporter — protein: MAREQWRSRTGFILAALGSAVGVGNIWRFAYVAGENGGGAFLLVYFAFVLIVGIPLVIAELALGRRAQGDATAAFEPGDGGGAGWRLVGFLATGASVLILSYYAVIAGWVAKYLAGSLTGTLWTAAAEGHGRYFARLIANPAEPVAWHLAVISLGMVVVVAGVQRGIERLNRLIMPLLALLVLSMALFSMFLPGAGAGLRFLFAPDWSALLSPGVYLAALGQAFFSLGIGMGIYITYGSYLASTHGLPRSAAVIAIGDTLIAVLAGLAIFPAVFSFGFDPAAGPHLVFVTLPQIFLAMPAGKVIAPIFFALLLGAALTSAVSLLEVGVACAAHRLGMRRWTATAAAGGLAALLGIPSALGYGVLDCLRPGGRHVLDMVDFAVSDIVLPVSAILTALYVGWRWSRLEQAVQGIFRSERLGQVWLWVMRIVAPGLMALVLVHGIAAA
- a CDS encoding BCAM0308 family protein, whose protein sequence is MKRQNTGPAGQPPGRRIAGRAQEDHVHDPYQQRQKPHEPAVCAECSAAFHHGRWQWGAAPAQAASNLCPACRRIHDDYPAGIVELEGSFLTVHKDEIVRLARHQGDLEQREHPLHRIMAVRERADGVEITTTDIHLPRRIGEALHHAYQGDLDYHYEDDRYFLRVRWSRQTEGR
- a CDS encoding cysteine desulfurase; its protein translation is MSKELASIKGQFPSLRDGGVVYLDTAATAQMPDRVLDRLVGFETSGRGNVHDGGHRLAQRAFDQYEAARGSVARFLGVCANDEIVFSYGATGAINLACFTLGRLFVPGDEIVLSVLEHHSNIVPWQRLAQERGLVLRFIPATPKGRLDLSFLGDLVTPRCRLVAVTHCSNVTGAVTQLAPIVSAARAVGALVLVDGAQRVPHGPVDIPALGVDLYAFSGHKAYGPTGIGVLWARREVLAGLEPFMSGGQMIENVTLENATFLPPPQRFEAGTPPIAQAIGLGAALDWMLGLDWSVQREREAELTEALLDGLDRLPGVRPIGPRTLVLRQGVVSFTAEGICDETLCRELDRRGVAVRSGHLCAQPAMSALGVASVTRASLGCYSEAADVEAFLNALSEIIRERGRRA